AAACGCTAGCGGCCAAGCCGCTCATAAACGGGTCGATAAGCGTCTTTCCTTTAATAGAGTGTAGACTTGGTGATTTCATCAAGTATTTTACAACTTGGTAATTCCGGTTAGACGGATCGGCATCCTCGCTTAGTATTGGGAATGGAAGATAGAAGACATAGAATGTGTCGATAGCTAAGTCTAGAGGGATTTTCTCTCCCTTGCCTCCGAGAAAGTCTATGATCCTCCTTATTCTTTCCCCTCTGTAAATTGTCAGGGGATTTTGATAATCAATGCCTTTTAACACGCCGCGTACTTGCTCCTCCATCTTCAATCAGCTACATTATTAGCTTCTTCTTGATCAAATCGATGACGTCGTTTACCTCGGCCAAGACATCCATAGCTCTCTTCCTCACCTCGTCGTCGCTGGACTCTGATGCTAGTTTCCTAACTTTTTCCTTAACCGTTTCAAAGCTTCTTAAGTAATCCAGGAGCCTTGGATCCAGCTCGGGCGTGTTGGAGATAAAAGTTTTGGCCTCCTTAACATTCGCCTCTATCTCCGACAACTCCTTCAAATGCTTTTCCCTCGCCTCTATCTCGTCGAGCAGGATGACATAGGTTTTCTCAGCTTCCTCAATATCTCGAGGTATCACGTACTTCAGCACGAAGAGATCGTCTTCGCTGGCTTTTGTCGACTGCCTGAGTAAGGCGTTGGCAGCAATAATTTTAAGAGCTTTCCCCTTCCGCCTATCAGTAACGTGGATTCCTTGATCCTCGAAAATACCATAGAGCTTTATCAACTTCTCCTTAACGGGCGACACATCCACCTGGTATACCAGCCCGTTGAGTTTCGCCAGATCCTCTACGCTTAAAACGGGCTCCCCGTGGAGATACAGGCCGGATTCAATCCTCCAAACAGCGTCGAGAAGCTCTCCCCACTTATTCTCCTCAACAGGTTTCACGAAATGCCGGAGAAGGAAGCGATCGTAGAGGGCTTGGAGCTCTGTCTCATCCGGGACGCGGTTTGTTGCTGATATCATGGTCCAGAGGGGAACTTTTATCTCAGAGTACCCGTCATACACTATTCTCTCATTCATTATTGAAAGCATCATATTGAGGATTGCAGAGTTAGCGTTGAAGATTTCATCTATGAAAGCTATCTCCGCCTCTGGAAGCTTTCCCCTTGTGATCCTCACATACCTGCCGTTTCTCAGCTCATTAATGTCCAGGGGGCCGAAGAGCTCGTCGGGCTCCGTGAAACGTGTTAGTAAGTATTTGAAAAACCTCGCGTTGATCAACTCGGCCGCCCTTCTAGCAAGCGCCGACTTCGCAGTACCAGGCTCACCTATAAGAAGAACGTGTTCCCCGGTTATCAACGCTAGCGTCAACACGGTTGCTTCCTCACTCCTGCCCACAAAAGGCTTCTCGAGCTCGTTCCTAAACCTCACTATTTTCTCTAGTAAAACCTGAATACCCGGGTTTGGCAAAATACTTCACCGCACCAATTGTTTTCATGGTTAAGCCAACTTAATATATTTTTTGCGAGAACAAGAGATTTTAACAGGACGATTAATAAACTCCAACCGGTAGGTAGGATTGCGTGTCTCGGCCTTCAAAATCTCTGAGGGGGAGGCAATCCCCGGCGCGATATTAGAGCGGTTGAGACGGTTCAACCTTAGAAACGGGCTCGTAACTGGGATAGGAGGTCTGGAGTATGCTGAGATAGGTGTTTACAACCCTGCGACCAAGACCTACCAGGTTTTCAAGCACAGGTCTAAAGGCAACGGGATCCTCGAGGTCGGCTCTCTACAGGGGAATTACTTGCTGAAGCCTGATGGTGAATTAAGCCTCCATCTTCACGTTGTGATAGGTGGTGAGGAAGGCGTTTTCACGGGGCACTTGCTAACAGGCGTCGTGAAACCTATGCTGGAAATATTTGCCGTGGAGGTTGACGAGGACTTATCCAAAACATTCACTCACAGATGGTTAAAGTAGAATGAGCATTAGAGAAGATGCCCTGGACGCGCCAGGCTGCTACGTGTTAGCCCTAATTGTCAGCAAGAACCTAGAGGTTAGAACAAGATCTTCGTTTTTCCAAATACCAAAAGGTGTTTACTTCTACGTCGGCTCAGCTAGAGGCGCAGGAGGGGTTAAGGCCAGGGTTTTCAGGCACATACTACGCCAGGGCAGAAGACATTGGCACATCGACCACCTCCTCGGCGCAGAGGAGGTGTACGTTTCAGGTTTCTACGCTATTCCTTCTCAGAAGGAATGGGACTGTGAGGTTGAAATCGCAAGAGCGTTGTCCACGGCTTTGAAACCTATTCCAGGATTCGGGTGCACCGATAAAGTTAAAGACGTTTCTCACCTATTCGAGTGTAACCACTCTTTAGAGGAGTGTTTGGCTATAGTTTATGAATTACTCAGAGAGAAAGTCCGCGAGCCCTCGTGGTTTCAAAATATTTAAAAACCCAGTTAACGGTATGTTTAAGCGTAACATAATAAATGGAGTCGAATCCGTAATGTATGTAAGTTCCGAATCAAACCAGGGTGAAAACCCTTCTACAAATATAAAAGACCTTAAACCCGGAATGGAAAACGTAAGCGTGAAGGCCAGAGTTTTATCCTCTGAGCCTCCGCACGTGATTCAGACCAAGAAGGGGCCTAGAACTATAAGCAACGCCGTCATAGGCGATTCAACGGGAAGAGTCGAGGTCACGGCATGGGGCGAAAAAGCGGGTCAGCTGACTGAAGGAGAGGCTGTAGAGATAAAGGGTGGATGGACCACCGAGTTTAGGGGGAAGGTCCAGCTCAACATCGGTAGGACAACAGAGGTCAAGAAAATTGATGACTCAGAAGTACCACAAGCAGAGGAGATACCTGAGGAAATGCCCACCGCGCCGGAAAGCCCTCGCCCACAGGGCTTTAGGAGGACTGGAGGCTACAGGGGACCTCGTAGAGGCGGATTCAGGCGGAGAGAGGAGTAATCATGGCAAGTGAAGAACATTCTCATGAACACGACCATGAGAAGACTCTGGCAAGGTTTCAGGAGATTAAACTATGGAAACCGTCAAGACAGGGAGAGTTTCTGGGAGAAGAGGACGAGAAATTCTATGTAGCTCTGTCTCAAGAGGAGGTGTATGAGCTCTCACCGCTGGCTTACTACGTGTGGCTTCTCTGTGATGGTGAGAAAACCGTTGAGCAAATAGCTGATCACATAAGCAAGGAGGTCCAAGTAGAAATCTCAGAAGTAATCGAACCCCTCGTCATAGCTTTAGACCAGCTGACAAACGTTAACCTTGTAAAATACTGAGCTCACGCTTATCTTTTGAATTAATCATTATTTTTCAATTTTCTTCCAGCCTAAGGCTTGACGAAAATTTTAATCCCCTTCGAAGTAATGATTACTGAGTGAAGATGACCGAAGACTCCAGTTCAGATCGATGAAGAAACTCCACCCCTAGGGATTCGCCTATTTCCCAAGGTTTTTAACTTTCAGAGCGTATTAATGGATTAAGAAGCTCACTAGAGGGTTATTCATGGAGAAAGTATTCATAGTGGGTGTTGGATTAACCAAAATAGGCCGGTTCTACAATAGGTCCGCGGCAAGCTTGTTTAGGGAGGCTCTTGAAAGAGCAGTATCCGATGCCGGGGGTTTGAAGCCTAGAGCCCTCGTAGTCGGCAACATGACTTCAAGCGTTCTAATGCAACAGGATAGTCTTGGAGCACTCCTAGCTGATCATTCGGGGCTCAGGGGAATCCCTGCTTTCAAGGTTGAGGCCGCTTGCGGGAGCGGCGGCGCCGCATTCTACTCTGGGTATTCCCTGGTTAAAAGCGGGCTAGCTGACGTGGTCGCGGTCGGAGGCGTAGAGAAGTTAACGGAGGCTAATACTCCAGTGGTTACAAGAGCCCTAGCTCAAGCAGCTGACGCTGATTTCGAAGTCTTTTACGGGGCAACTTTCACGGGCTTGAACGCGATGCTTGCCAGGCTTTACATGGAGAAGTTTGGCTATACGGAAGAGGATCTCTCTTATTGGCCTCTAAGAATGCACGAATACGCCTCACACAATCCATACGCTCAGCTACCGAAGAAGACGAGTTTGAAAGAAATTCTCGAAAGCCCCGTGATAGCCGAGCCGATAAGATTATACCACGCAGCCCCGATCGGGGACGGTGCCGCCGTAGTGCTTCTCGTAAGGGGAGAAGAGAAAGCGAGGGAAATAGCGAGACAGACGGGAAAAGATGTCCTGGTTGAAGTGGCCGGTGTGGCGTTAGCAACAGACAGCGTTGACCTAGCCTCAAGAAATGACTTGTTGACGTTAGAATCCACTGTTAAGGCTTCGAGGGCGGCTTTAGAAATGGCGGGTGTGGAAGCCGGGAAGGTCGACTATGTGGAATTACATGACGCGTTCCATGTGACAGGGTTTGCCTCGCTCGAGGACCTTGGTTTTGCACCGAAGGGTGAGGCCCCGAGGCTGTGGAAAGAGGGACGGTTCGGTAAGGGAGACAAGCCTGAGGTGAATTTCAGCGGCGGCCTGAAGGCAAGGGGTCACCCTGTTGGCGCAACCGGGATATACCAGATTGCTGAGGCAGCGATGCAATTACGAGGAGACTTCCCAGGGTTTAAGGCTAGCAGTCCTGAAACAGCTCTTACACACAACATAGGGGGGATCAGCACCATCGCCGCTGTCACCGTTTTAAGACGGGTGAAATAGCTTGGCAAACAACCACGAGGATTTGTTGAAACGGGTTCGCGAGTTCAGAGATAAATCAATAATGGGTGGTGGACAGGAAAAGATCGATGCGCAGAGGAAGAAGGGGAAGCTTTGGGTTAGGGAAAGGCTGGAGAAGCTCCTGGATCCTGATTCCTTCACAGAGTTTCAGTGGATGGTGACACATAGATCTAAGTATTTCGGGCTGGATAAAACTGTTTTCTATAATGATGGCGTGATAACTGGGTTTGGAAAAATTGACGGAAGAAACGTCTACGTTTACGCCCAAGACTTCACAGTACTTGGTGGGAGCATAGGGGAAGCCCACGGGCTCAAGATCGCTAAAACTATTGAGCAAGCTATTCAAAACGGTTTCCCAGTGATAGGATTATATGATTCGGGAGGCGCCAGGATCCAGGAAGGGGTTGCGTCGCTTAACGGATGTGGAAGAATATTCTACGCTAACGTGAAGGCAAGCGGTGTGATTCCTCAAATAGCAGTGATACTTGGACCATGCGCAGGTGCGGCATCTTACAGTCCTGCGTTAATGGATTTCGTAATAATGGTCAAGTCTTCCTACATGTTTATCACGGGTCCCGAAGTAGTGAAGGCGGCGACAGGGGTTGACGTGAGTTTCGAGGAGCTTGGAGGAGCTGAAAAACATGGAAGCATTAGCGGTGTAGCCCACTTCGTAGCAAGCGACGAGGAATCAGCTTTCATGCTCGTGAGGAAGCTCTTATCATTCCTGCCCAACAATAATTCAGAGGATCCTCCGTACATTCCCTCAGACGATCCTGTTGACAGGCGGAATGACGAGCTTTACGAAGTGGTCCCAACAGACCCTACCAAGCCGTTCGACGTCCGCGACGTGATTAGGACCATAGTGGATGACGGTGACTTTCTAGAAGTCCACGAGCTGTATGCCCCCAGTGCAGTGGTTGGTTTCGCAAGGCTTGGGGGATACACTATCGGAATAGTCGCCAACCAGCCCGCAGTGAACGCTGGAGTCATAGATATTGATGCCTCTAACAAGATAGCCCGCTTCGTGAGATTCTGCGACTCATTTAACATTCCAATTATCACACTGGTTGACACACCGGGCTTCATGCCCGGAGTTGATCAGGAGCATGGAGGAATAATAAGACACGGTGCTAAAATCCTCCACGCTTACAGCGAAGCAACCGTTCCCAAAATAACTTTAATCATGCGGAAGGCTTACGGGGGAGCGTACATAGCGATGGGTAGCCAGTCACTCGGGAGCGACGTAAATATTGCATGGCCTACGGCTGAGATAGCTGTTATGGGTCCGGAAGGGGCTGTTAGAATCCTGTACAGAAGGGAAATCGATTCCTCGGCAAATCCGCAACAGGTTGTCGAGCAGAAATTAAAGGAGTACAGAGAGGTTTTTGCAAACCCCTACAGGGCCGCCGAGCTGGGATACGTGGACGATATTATTGATCCCGCGGATACTCGACACGTCCTGTACAAGTATCTTCAAATCCTGAAGTTCAAGAGAGAAGAACACGCAATGTACCTGCCTAGGAAACACTCAAACATTCCACTATGATTTCTTCAACCTGATAATGGGATCTCCTTTTTTAACAGCCTGCCCAGGCGCCACGTAAACCTCATCCACAATACCTTTTATGTTCGCTTTAACTTCCACGATCATCTTCATAGACTCCATCAACGCGACCACTGTCCCCTCGCCTACCTGGTCATTGACTTTAACTTTTAGCTCGAGAATCTTGCCGGAGATAGGGGCTTGAACCACATTCTCAAATACTGCTTTCTGAGCCATCTTAGAATCCTTGTGAGGCTTGCTCCCTGCTTGAGCCTCCTTAACAGAGGCAATACACGCTACTTCTCCATTAACAAATATCCTGTCCGATAACACGATACTGTACTCTACTCCATTCAAATCCACCACGTACCTGTCGCCATGGTTTCTCAACAATTTCAGCCTAAACACCTCACCTGTTTCAGCATCTTTCACTAGGAGTGTATTGCCTTCCTTTCCTTCTACTATAAAGTTGAACTTCAAACCAGTCTTAGTTGTCACAGTATACGCTTTCACACTAAATCCTCCTTGAACTTGTAAATCATAATGGTCTAATGAAGTTAAATTTTTATTGGTAAACGCGAAATAATATACGGTTATATATCTGGGAGGGGAAATACATGAGCTCTCTTAAAGAAAGGGAAGCCTGGGCTACTAAAATAGGATTAATCCTGTCAATGGCTGGCAACGCTATAGGATTAGGCAATTTCTGGAGATTCCCAAGACTGTTGGCAGCTAATGGTGGCGGAGCGTTTATGATACCGTACTTCATAGCTCTCCTATTACTTGGTATACCACTAATGTGGGTTGAATGGGCGACCGGAAGGCTCGGCGGAAAATACGGCCATGGAACGCTTGGGCCCATGTTCTACATAATGGCAAGAGAGAGCGTTAAGCCGAGAAAAGCACTAATCTTTGCAGTGATCGGGGGTATGATAGCATTCTCCGTCACAACCCTCTTAAACTCATACTACATCCATGTGATCGGCTGGACGGCGGCGTACTCGATTTACAGTGCAACAGGGGCTTACTACGGCGTCGACACTGTCAACTTCTTCTTCGACCACATTAAAAACTTCCAAATGGTCATGGTGACATGGCTCATTCCAATGATCCTATTGTTCATAGCGGCTTTCAGAGGGGTCTCAAAAGGTATTGAAGCCTTCAACAAGGTAATGATGCCCCTACTGTACGTCTTCGCCGTGCTATTAGCGATTAGGTCGATAACGATTGGAAGCCCGGTTCGACCAGATTGGAGCTCTTTCGCAGGGCTCAACTACATTTGGAAGCCCGATTTCGAAACCCTCTCCAAGAACTTCTGGGTAATATCCTTGGCTGCGGCGGGACAAATATTCTTCACTCTTAGCCTGGGAATGGGCATCATACAGAACTATGCCTCCTATGTTAGGAAAGGCGATGACATTGCCCTGTCAGCTTTGACGACGGCTTCTTTGAACGAGTTCGCAGAGGTCATACTTGGCGGTAGCATCGCTATCCCAATAGCCTATGCGTACTTAGGGCCAGATGTGGTTAGAAGTGGATCG
This region of Thermosphaera aggregans genomic DNA includes:
- a CDS encoding AAA family ATPase — its product is MPNPGIQVLLEKIVRFRNELEKPFVGRSEEATVLTLALITGEHVLLIGEPGTAKSALARRAAELINARFFKYLLTRFTEPDELFGPLDINELRNGRYVRITRGKLPEAEIAFIDEIFNANSAILNMMLSIMNERIVYDGYSEIKVPLWTMISATNRVPDETELQALYDRFLLRHFVKPVEENKWGELLDAVWRIESGLYLHGEPVLSVEDLAKLNGLVYQVDVSPVKEKLIKLYGIFEDQGIHVTDRRKGKALKIIAANALLRQSTKASEDDLFVLKYVIPRDIEEAEKTYVILLDEIEAREKHLKELSEIEANVKEAKTFISNTPELDPRLLDYLRSFETVKEKVRKLASESSDDEVRKRAMDVLAEVNDVIDLIKKKLIM
- a CDS encoding PPC domain-containing DNA-binding protein; the protein is MRVSAFKISEGEAIPGAILERLRRFNLRNGLVTGIGGLEYAEIGVYNPATKTYQVFKHRSKGNGILEVGSLQGNYLLKPDGELSLHLHVVIGGEEGVFTGHLLTGVVKPMLEIFAVEVDEDLSKTFTHRWLK
- a CDS encoding GIY-YIG nuclease family protein, producing MSIREDALDAPGCYVLALIVSKNLEVRTRSSFFQIPKGVYFYVGSARGAGGVKARVFRHILRQGRRHWHIDHLLGAEEVYVSGFYAIPSQKEWDCEVEIARALSTALKPIPGFGCTDKVKDVSHLFECNHSLEECLAIVYELLREKVREPSWFQNI
- a CDS encoding OB-fold nucleic acid binding domain-containing protein yields the protein MYVSSESNQGENPSTNIKDLKPGMENVSVKARVLSSEPPHVIQTKKGPRTISNAVIGDSTGRVEVTAWGEKAGQLTEGEAVEIKGGWTTEFRGKVQLNIGRTTEVKKIDDSEVPQAEEIPEEMPTAPESPRPQGFRRTGGYRGPRRGGFRRREE
- a CDS encoding PqqD family protein: MASEEHSHEHDHEKTLARFQEIKLWKPSRQGEFLGEEDEKFYVALSQEEVYELSPLAYYVWLLCDGEKTVEQIADHISKEVQVEISEVIEPLVIALDQLTNVNLVKY
- a CDS encoding thiolase C-terminal domain-containing protein; this translates as MEKVFIVGVGLTKIGRFYNRSAASLFREALERAVSDAGGLKPRALVVGNMTSSVLMQQDSLGALLADHSGLRGIPAFKVEAACGSGGAAFYSGYSLVKSGLADVVAVGGVEKLTEANTPVVTRALAQAADADFEVFYGATFTGLNAMLARLYMEKFGYTEEDLSYWPLRMHEYASHNPYAQLPKKTSLKEILESPVIAEPIRLYHAAPIGDGAAVVLLVRGEEKAREIARQTGKDVLVEVAGVALATDSVDLASRNDLLTLESTVKASRAALEMAGVEAGKVDYVELHDAFHVTGFASLEDLGFAPKGEAPRLWKEGRFGKGDKPEVNFSGGLKARGHPVGATGIYQIAEAAMQLRGDFPGFKASSPETALTHNIGGISTIAAVTVLRRVK
- a CDS encoding acyl-CoA carboxylase subunit beta, with the translated sequence MGGGQEKIDAQRKKGKLWVRERLEKLLDPDSFTEFQWMVTHRSKYFGLDKTVFYNDGVITGFGKIDGRNVYVYAQDFTVLGGSIGEAHGLKIAKTIEQAIQNGFPVIGLYDSGGARIQEGVASLNGCGRIFYANVKASGVIPQIAVILGPCAGAASYSPALMDFVIMVKSSYMFITGPEVVKAATGVDVSFEELGGAEKHGSISGVAHFVASDEESAFMLVRKLLSFLPNNNSEDPPYIPSDDPVDRRNDELYEVVPTDPTKPFDVRDVIRTIVDDGDFLEVHELYAPSAVVGFARLGGYTIGIVANQPAVNAGVIDIDASNKIARFVRFCDSFNIPIITLVDTPGFMPGVDQEHGGIIRHGAKILHAYSEATVPKITLIMRKAYGGAYIAMGSQSLGSDVNIAWPTAEIAVMGPEGAVRILYRREIDSSANPQQVVEQKLKEYREVFANPYRAAELGYVDDIIDPADTRHVLYKYLQILKFKREEHAMYLPRKHSNIPL
- a CDS encoding biotin/lipoyl-containing protein, whose protein sequence is MKAYTVTTKTGLKFNFIVEGKEGNTLLVKDAETGEVFRLKLLRNHGDRYVVDLNGVEYSIVLSDRIFVNGEVACIASVKEAQAGSKPHKDSKMAQKAVFENVVQAPISGKILELKVKVNDQVGEGTVVALMESMKMIVEVKANIKGIVDEVYVAPGQAVKKGDPIIRLKKS
- a CDS encoding sodium-dependent transporter; this encodes MSSLKEREAWATKIGLILSMAGNAIGLGNFWRFPRLLAANGGGAFMIPYFIALLLLGIPLMWVEWATGRLGGKYGHGTLGPMFYIMARESVKPRKALIFAVIGGMIAFSVTTLLNSYYIHVIGWTAAYSIYSATGAYYGVDTVNFFFDHIKNFQMVMVTWLIPMILLFIAAFRGVSKGIEAFNKVMMPLLYVFAVLLAIRSITIGSPVRPDWSSFAGLNYIWKPDFETLSKNFWVISLAAAGQIFFTLSLGMGIIQNYASYVRKGDDIALSALTTASLNEFAEVILGGSIAIPIAYAYLGPDVVRSGSLGLAFMALPNVFTSMGEVGRFFGTIWFLLLFFAGWTSAIAMYNYLTALLEEDLKINRKIGAVLVFLIYLMLGLPVALDPTLTYFAELDNWVGSYLLVLLGLFDVIVAVWLFKPNNLWKELHEGALIKVPTFFKYVLMTLTPLYIIILLIGTTIDYYNQGIFAQSDPLIVQARIAIIIILILGAIETYLAISRKYREELAKNQVIVKVE